One window of the Candidatus Phycorickettsia trachydisci genome contains the following:
- a CDS encoding ankyrin repeat domain-containing protein, whose amino-acid sequence MQKVIGNIKKQAAAKYTDRNESSSIHETFLLLSSSLHRAARDGDIATLQKAIDSGKKINSYGMLFAAIKYSKRPHSIKDVVKLILEQEGTNPNQKDYDNRTALFWAVEKWHQETVKVLIEYGADPYMADNKLETPFHIAARHADMRTMEMLLSKASNKSTLLNADNKSPLCLLAENDLYIVPPKYVNPACVNPPEVVQKLLEFFDFDPLDYVHALSLATSRNLLPPVKYLLNYDMTKFEDSAKNYVEENLIGALASCNFSKPNWPEITSAFLERGGKLGLAMKNSRNLKAKLNNIDDVNKIISASDGAEKQILCALTLLEHLIDRTDIKEHILKEIHNLFPSIKETNQDFIDQCLERINHLPSAKIHEDLSTTLRLSAFNENDESAEQTGDDVESIVLNLEELGKDMQGSTENP is encoded by the coding sequence ATGCAAAAAGTTATAGGAAATATTAAAAAACAAGCTGCGGCAAAATATACTGATCGTAACGAATCTTCAAGCATTCATGAGACATTTTTGTTGTTGTCAAGTTCTTTACATCGTGCTGCTAGAGATGGTGATATCGCAACATTACAAAAAGCTATAGATAGCGGTAAAAAAATAAACTCTTATGGTATGTTATTTGCTGCTATTAAATATAGCAAAAGACCTCATAGTATTAAGGACGTAGTGAAATTGATATTGGAACAAGAGGGAACAAATCCAAATCAAAAAGACTACGATAATAGAACTGCTTTATTCTGGGCGGTTGAGAAATGGCATCAAGAAACTGTAAAAGTACTTATAGAGTATGGTGCTGATCCTTATATGGCAGATAATAAGCTCGAAACACCTTTCCATATAGCTGCGCGTCACGCTGACATGCGTACGATGGAAATGTTACTCTCAAAAGCATCAAATAAATCAACACTTTTAAATGCTGATAACAAATCTCCTCTTTGTCTCTTAGCTGAAAACGACTTGTATATCGTACCCCCTAAATATGTAAATCCTGCGTGCGTGAATCCCCCAGAAGTAGTTCAAAAATTACTAGAATTTTTTGATTTTGATCCACTAGATTACGTACATGCCTTATCTTTGGCGACTAGTCGCAATCTACTACCACCAGTAAAATATTTGCTAAATTATGATATGACTAAATTTGAAGATAGTGCTAAGAATTATGTAGAGGAAAACTTAATCGGCGCTCTTGCTTCGTGCAATTTTAGTAAACCAAATTGGCCTGAAATTACTTCAGCTTTTTTAGAGCGTGGGGGAAAGTTAGGTCTAGCGATGAAGAATAGTAGAAATTTAAAGGCAAAGCTAAATAATATAGATGATGTTAACAAAATCATATCTGCAAGTGATGGAGCAGAGAAACAAATTTTATGCGCATTAACTCTTTTAGAACACTTAATTGATCGTACAGATATTAAAGAACATATATTAAAAGAAATACATAATTTGTTCCCAAGTATCAAAGAGACTAATCAAGATTTTATAGACCAATGCTTAGAGAGAATAAATCATTTACCAAGTGCCAAAATACACGAAGATTTAAGTACTACTTTGAGGTTATCTGCATTTAATGAAAACGATGAGAGCGCTGAACAAACTGGAGATGATGTGGAAAGTATTGTGTTGAATCTTGAAGAGTTAGGAAAAGACATGCAAGGTTCTACCGAAAATCCTTAA
- a CDS encoding methyltransferase domain-containing protein codes for MADTTFDPYNGLNYSSYPYYHSHPDRLFTLGKLFGANPAEPGTANILEIGCSSGGNLIPIALKYPQSKLLGIDASSSQITAAQKSASEIGLMNVTFENKLTSDLQNSQDQFDYIIVHNMVSWVNEQTRNEIFDLCKKLLKPTGIAFVSYNVQAGHSTANLLREMILYNTHRLQAIPEKLEQARAFLAFTINALEESQNPLHQMIYVEARALFENDNMLCDYLIGDHKVFSFHEFFDELDKRQLQYVSDTYLPSMYVGNAPINILEAVQQLTDIVDVEEYMDFFTQKAFKSSIICHKEVNIKRDVSGADLSSLYISSNILLDVPSQDITNFDDGTQSLSFFIKPNGGGGIQTNSSIMKAVLYTIADNAAINPISIAQVIDIASEKVPSITKEEIQATFNQELIGLIFTGYVDITSYMTTASTVISDKPKIYHLARYQALQGEDTWVTNLRGQIVFIGLFEKYAFRYMDGEYGLDAIEEFIFNHAQQEDLSFSKDGQTITNKDEIKQEIKDHLQDSLKFALDMCLLTP; via the coding sequence ATGGCCGATACCACTTTTGACCCTTATAATGGTTTGAACTACAGTAGTTATCCTTACTACCATTCTCATCCCGATCGTTTATTCACATTAGGAAAGCTTTTCGGAGCAAACCCTGCTGAACCTGGTACTGCTAACATCCTGGAAATTGGCTGTTCAAGCGGCGGAAATCTTATACCAATTGCATTAAAATACCCTCAATCTAAATTATTAGGTATTGATGCTTCTTCTTCACAAATCACGGCTGCACAAAAATCTGCAAGTGAAATTGGTTTAATGAATGTGACGTTCGAAAATAAACTTACTAGCGACTTACAAAATAGCCAAGATCAGTTCGACTATATTATAGTTCACAATATGGTATCCTGGGTCAACGAACAAACTCGTAATGAGATATTTGATCTGTGCAAAAAGTTACTCAAACCTACAGGCATCGCATTTGTGAGTTACAATGTTCAGGCAGGTCATAGTACAGCCAATCTTTTAAGAGAAATGATACTTTATAATACTCATAGACTTCAAGCTATACCCGAAAAACTAGAGCAGGCTAGAGCATTTTTAGCATTTACCATAAATGCTTTAGAAGAAAGTCAAAATCCTCTACATCAAATGATTTACGTTGAAGCAAGAGCTCTATTTGAAAACGATAACATGCTTTGCGATTACTTAATTGGGGATCATAAGGTTTTTAGTTTCCATGAATTTTTTGACGAATTAGACAAAAGACAGTTGCAATATGTCAGTGATACGTATCTTCCATCAATGTACGTAGGCAACGCGCCAATCAATATTCTTGAAGCTGTCCAACAACTAACTGATATTGTTGACGTAGAAGAATATATGGACTTTTTCACTCAAAAAGCTTTCAAATCAAGTATCATTTGCCATAAAGAAGTAAATATTAAGAGAGACGTATCAGGTGCTGATTTAAGTTCACTGTATATATCTTCCAACATTTTACTAGATGTTCCTTCACAAGATATAACCAATTTTGATGATGGTACTCAATCTTTAAGTTTCTTTATCAAACCTAATGGTGGTGGAGGTATACAAACAAATTCATCTATAATGAAAGCTGTTTTGTATACTATAGCAGATAACGCAGCTATAAATCCTATATCTATCGCCCAAGTTATTGATATAGCCAGCGAAAAAGTACCAAGTATTACGAAAGAAGAAATTCAAGCAACCTTTAATCAAGAACTAATAGGGCTAATTTTCACGGGTTACGTTGATATTACAAGCTACATGACAACAGCCTCTACAGTTATATCCGATAAGCCTAAAATATATCATTTAGCTCGTTATCAAGCACTACAAGGAGAAGATACTTGGGTAACAAATTTAAGAGGGCAAATTGTGTTTATAGGTCTATTTGAAAAGTATGCTTTCAGGTATATGGATGGTGAGTATGGATTAGATGCAATTGAGGAATTTATTTTTAATCACGCTCAGCAAGAAGATTTGAGCTTTTCTAAAGATGGACAAACCATTACAAATAAAGATGAAATAAAGCAGGAAATCAAAGATCACTTACAAGATTCATTAAAATTTGCTCTTGATATGTGCTTGCTAACACCATAG
- a CDS encoding ankyrin repeat domain-containing protein, producing the protein MWSLLPSFLISNYQKSKIISKAIKDNNVNKIKYYVHSRNINDKWSQDAGFLELAVKYGSLEVMEYLLDQGASCSLPTHDGDTILLSAIRAGNEEMVKLMLQYPQVIETINRHSGSKGDTALSYSFMEGNEKMIELLVSTQEVNIQKEYNAALVNLIGRIKSLEYLKYIAEDQMKAQASDLLLEMQNGFDVDGLVLDIIGSDFCKNALDAA; encoded by the coding sequence ATGTGGTCACTTTTGCCATCATTTCTGATAAGCAACTATCAAAAGTCTAAGATAATATCAAAAGCTATAAAAGATAATAATGTCAATAAGATAAAGTACTACGTACATTCCAGAAACATTAATGATAAATGGTCTCAAGATGCCGGTTTTTTAGAATTAGCAGTCAAATATGGTAGCCTTGAAGTTATGGAATATTTATTAGATCAGGGTGCTAGTTGTTCATTACCAACGCATGATGGTGACACCATTTTGTTATCAGCCATCAGAGCTGGAAATGAAGAAATGGTAAAGCTTATGTTGCAATATCCACAAGTTATAGAAACGATAAATCGCCATTCTGGAAGTAAGGGGGATACCGCGTTAAGTTACTCTTTTATGGAAGGAAATGAAAAGATGATCGAGTTACTAGTTTCTACCCAAGAGGTTAATATTCAAAAAGAATATAACGCGGCATTGGTAAATCTTATTGGCCGTATTAAATCTTTAGAATATTTAAAGTATATCGCAGAGGATCAAATGAAAGCACAAGCTAGCGATTTGTTGTTAGAAATGCAAAATGGGTTTGATGTAGATGGGTTAGTATTAGATATAATTGGTAGTGATTTTTGCAAAAATGCGCTAGATGCTGCATAA
- a CDS encoding ankyrin repeat domain-containing protein has product MKAIWEEDSQSVIQDLLNQEENLSLKIPLTNRNLLHFATQSGKSKSVDNLLNLGFKKVINDFDAEGNAPLHYATKFGDVCMLQSLIEAGADVNVRDAKGRLPLHYALKLGKVQSAQLLINWESYLNDKGALNLISFAVEQNLSNIICLLILRGAYIDLSNVEVYEYLKENFDTLSVQTDHLIDKIYLNLKVANSFFKVGLLEAYEFGDELVEKAYEGLVNFASILNAVDNKDYKYKFAHLFKDEMLLQQFWEKAEGLSFIIDTYHSIEEIQIAIIALLNRDKTLIKTLQDTQKDMFSKTIDGIKSPSISMLHDLDGPKELLNDLLEPSDQIALYVSQFILDKPESVEVMGDNISD; this is encoded by the coding sequence ATGAAAGCGATTTGGGAAGAAGATAGTCAAAGTGTAATACAAGATTTGTTGAATCAAGAAGAAAATCTCAGTTTAAAAATTCCTCTAACAAATAGAAACTTACTGCACTTTGCAACTCAAAGTGGTAAGAGCAAATCAGTTGATAATTTGCTGAATTTAGGCTTTAAAAAAGTTATTAACGATTTTGATGCTGAAGGTAATGCGCCTTTGCACTATGCTACTAAATTTGGTGATGTTTGTATGTTGCAAAGTCTTATTGAAGCTGGGGCAGATGTAAATGTTCGAGATGCAAAAGGACGCCTGCCGCTTCATTATGCATTAAAGTTAGGAAAAGTACAAAGTGCTCAATTATTAATTAATTGGGAAAGTTATTTAAACGATAAAGGGGCATTAAATTTAATTTCTTTTGCAGTTGAGCAAAATCTTTCAAATATAATCTGTCTATTAATATTAAGAGGTGCTTATATAGATTTATCAAACGTAGAGGTATATGAATATTTAAAAGAAAATTTCGATACTTTATCGGTTCAAACGGACCATTTGATTGACAAGATATATCTTAACTTAAAAGTTGCTAATTCTTTTTTTAAAGTAGGTTTGCTAGAGGCCTATGAATTTGGTGACGAGCTAGTGGAAAAAGCGTATGAAGGTTTGGTAAATTTTGCTAGTATTCTTAATGCAGTTGATAACAAAGATTATAAGTATAAATTTGCCCACCTATTTAAAGATGAAATGTTGTTACAGCAGTTTTGGGAAAAAGCTGAAGGTTTATCATTCATAATTGACACTTATCATTCTATTGAAGAGATTCAGATAGCAATCATTGCTTTATTAAATAGGGATAAGACTTTAATTAAGACGCTTCAAGATACTCAAAAAGATATGTTTTCCAAAACCATAGATGGTATTAAATCTCCTAGTATTAGTATGTTGCATGACTTAGATGGACCTAAGGAATTATTGAATGATTTGCTTGAGCCATCAGATCAAATTGCGTTATACGTATCGCAATTCATTTTAGATAAACCTGAATCTGTAGAAGTTATGGGTGATAATATTTCGGATTGA
- a CDS encoding PD-(D/E)XK nuclease family transposase, producing the protein MNITIMPSSKKNRKLDQQTQDQIRKEVLASESTKNFADPTYDVTFKMLCANKDFLKYLINIFLDFKEDKVIDDVEFLPQELVANHSMEQKVIFDLRCQTNHDEEVIVEMQRQYKKYFICRMQYYMARLVVNEIFAGDSENIHEKLKKTHILVISKDNLIKGKEYVDDDKYEQTVMPTIAERGHMEMFQNVMHWKFAEVRKFVKALEKGKVNLRTDKKAQLLYFFDNCAKINSMDEVQDYFDPDIKKGYEIMMKTNLEKEGKMTEYLQETIEEMFDRKEREEIEAAFEEACKKAKIEGEAIGEAKGETKGKLEGKLEGKLDMLQKLIVKSISHATLVDVCDDLTEQQITVVEAYVHENGLVPVEKLMGLVAEPSSEYAT; encoded by the coding sequence ATGAATATAACTATTATGCCTTCTTCCAAAAAGAATCGTAAGCTAGACCAACAAACACAAGATCAGATAAGAAAAGAAGTATTGGCTTCAGAGAGTACTAAAAATTTTGCTGATCCAACTTATGATGTGACGTTTAAAATGTTATGTGCTAATAAAGACTTTCTAAAGTATTTAATCAACATATTCTTAGATTTCAAGGAAGATAAAGTAATTGATGATGTAGAATTTTTACCTCAAGAATTGGTTGCGAATCATTCAATGGAGCAGAAGGTGATATTTGATTTAAGATGCCAAACTAATCATGATGAGGAGGTGATAGTGGAAATGCAAAGGCAGTATAAAAAATATTTTATCTGCCGAATGCAATATTATATGGCAAGGCTTGTAGTGAATGAAATTTTTGCAGGTGATTCTGAGAATATTCATGAAAAATTGAAAAAAACTCACATTTTAGTTATTTCAAAGGATAATCTAATTAAAGGTAAAGAGTATGTTGACGATGATAAGTATGAACAAACTGTAATGCCTACAATAGCTGAGAGGGGACATATGGAGATGTTTCAAAATGTTATGCATTGGAAGTTTGCAGAAGTACGTAAATTTGTTAAGGCTTTAGAAAAGGGTAAAGTGAACTTACGTACTGATAAAAAGGCGCAATTATTGTATTTTTTTGATAACTGTGCTAAAATAAATAGTATGGATGAGGTCCAAGATTATTTTGATCCTGACATTAAAAAGGGGTATGAAATTATGATGAAAACTAATTTGGAAAAAGAAGGAAAAATGACCGAATACCTTCAAGAAACGATTGAAGAAATGTTTGATCGTAAAGAAAGAGAAGAAATTGAAGCCGCTTTTGAAGAAGCTTGTAAAAAAGCTAAAATAGAAGGTGAGGCTATAGGTGAGGCCAAGGGTGAGACTAAAGGAAAGTTAGAAGGAAAGTTAGAAGGAAAGCTTGATATGCTGCAAAAACTCATAGTAAAAAGCATTTCTCATGCAACATTAGTGGACGTGTGCGATGACTTAACTGAGCAACAAATTACGGTAGTAGAAGCATATGTACATGAAAATGGTTTAGTGCCCGTAGAGAAGCTTATGGGTCTTGTAGCCGAACCCAGCTCCGAGTATGCTACATAA
- a CDS encoding glutamine synthetase: MMKQKLISLLTIYEQKGLKPILGYEIEFYAREPLGIEVQKEKGKDQYEINKGPFDNVWECIESIERDRILLKAAGADLSPKPFKDDYGSSMHLHLNLLDNNQNNLFDRGAFLDFAANGLCQYINKTLKLILPYEEDYARLDDKFMAPTKVCYGNNNRSVAVRIPGTKPIRLEYRVCSNNTDPTTAMFIVLKSVLLGLESKYKYHFKVFGNAFDDQYDLESIAKSLSEAERLFDRNFFEKL; encoded by the coding sequence ATGATGAAGCAAAAATTAATAAGTCTTCTTACAATTTATGAACAGAAAGGCCTAAAACCAATTTTGGGCTACGAGATAGAGTTTTATGCGCGAGAACCCTTGGGGATAGAAGTGCAAAAAGAAAAGGGAAAGGATCAATATGAGATTAATAAGGGTCCATTTGATAATGTTTGGGAATGTATAGAATCTATTGAAAGAGATCGCATTCTGCTGAAAGCAGCGGGTGCAGATTTAAGTCCAAAACCTTTTAAAGATGACTATGGGAGTAGTATGCATTTGCATCTTAATTTGCTAGATAATAATCAGAATAATCTTTTTGATCGAGGCGCATTTCTTGATTTTGCAGCAAACGGCCTATGCCAATACATTAACAAGACCTTAAAGCTCATTTTACCTTATGAAGAAGATTATGCGCGTCTAGATGATAAATTTATGGCTCCAACCAAGGTTTGTTATGGCAATAATAATAGAAGTGTAGCAGTTAGAATTCCAGGTACTAAGCCTATACGTTTAGAATATCGCGTATGTTCCAATAATACTGATCCAACAACGGCTATGTTTATTGTTTTAAAATCTGTTTTGCTTGGTTTAGAAAGTAAATATAAGTACCACTTTAAGGTTTTTGGTAATGCCTTTGATGATCAATATGATCTTGAAAGTATAGCTAAGAGCTTAAGTGAGGCAGAGAGGCTTTTTGATCGAAATTTTTTTGAAAAACTTTAA
- a CDS encoding AAA family ATPase yields the protein MHQQSTFDFPQKTSYAIEEFIVTGANNLSFQKICEWPSSWSHAAYPYFLLLIGPKQSGKTHLAHIWAQKAEAKFLSKVSNISSNVIVEDISEKDEKDLLGIFNMCNEAKKYCLFTSSKFPDHFKLKDLVSRLKSIDVSYINTPDKETIKVILSKEFASKSLQIEPKMISLVADLIPLNFHSAYKAVNILNAESLNTNKPINAGLIKKLFLATTP from the coding sequence ATGCATCAGCAAAGCACCTTTGATTTTCCACAAAAAACTTCATATGCCATAGAGGAGTTTATAGTGACTGGTGCAAATAACTTAAGTTTTCAGAAAATTTGTGAATGGCCATCTAGCTGGAGTCACGCAGCATACCCTTACTTTTTACTACTCATTGGGCCTAAGCAGTCAGGTAAAACTCATTTAGCCCACATTTGGGCGCAAAAGGCAGAAGCCAAATTTTTATCTAAAGTTTCAAACATATCTTCCAATGTTATTGTGGAAGATATTAGTGAAAAGGATGAAAAAGATTTATTGGGTATTTTCAATATGTGTAATGAGGCAAAAAAGTACTGTCTTTTTACAAGCTCTAAATTTCCTGATCATTTCAAGCTTAAAGATCTGGTTTCGAGGCTTAAAAGTATTGATGTAAGCTATATTAATACTCCTGATAAAGAAACAATTAAGGTGATTCTGAGTAAAGAGTTTGCGAGTAAATCTCTTCAGATTGAACCTAAAATGATAAGTTTAGTTGCAGATTTAATACCTTTGAATTTTCACTCAGCATATAAAGCTGTCAATATTCTTAACGCTGAATCACTGAATACTAATAAGCCGATTAATGCTGGGTTAATCAAGAAACTTTTCCTTGCAACGACTCCTTAA
- a CDS encoding AI-2E family transporter, producing the protein MVKIKSIYSVSFLVLLALGLYLFWHIALMMAISYFLASVLEPLISAFASKMRYRNMAFFFIFSFFWSLVITLVLKIIPVIYSQSIIFIYKIPQYNSYLQQSIVPMLEKQIGTLDPEIATRVSDFVRTISNGLLSQIPSFIGNIWQSAMAIVNLIVLFILLPITNFYFIKDYDLIRGFIKQTIAGLNESVQFFIKDCVKVFTEFAVGQFEVCVVMILYYSFFLSFAGIDLSLVLGMISGILVAAPLVGITVSLFLSVLATLFQFGIDYHLAYVVTIYFIGQILEGYIVAPKIIGDKMGLHPVVMIFTLMAWWHILGMYGLFIGLPLTSIAKDLINNLNASAKHL; encoded by the coding sequence ATGGTTAAAATAAAAAGCATTTATTCAGTTTCATTTCTAGTTTTACTCGCTCTAGGGCTATATTTATTTTGGCATATAGCTCTAATGATGGCGATATCATACTTTTTGGCATCGGTGCTTGAGCCCTTAATTAGCGCATTTGCCTCTAAAATGCGTTATAGGAACATGGCGTTTTTTTTCATTTTCAGCTTTTTTTGGAGCTTAGTTATTACTTTGGTCTTAAAAATTATTCCTGTTATTTACAGTCAAAGCATAATTTTTATATATAAAATTCCTCAATATAATAGTTATTTGCAGCAATCCATAGTGCCTATGCTTGAGAAGCAAATAGGCACTCTTGACCCAGAAATTGCAACTCGCGTCTCTGATTTTGTAAGAACTATCAGTAATGGTTTATTATCCCAAATCCCTTCATTTATAGGTAATATTTGGCAGTCTGCAATGGCTATAGTAAACCTGATAGTCCTATTCATACTTTTGCCTATAACTAACTTTTACTTTATCAAAGATTATGATTTAATCCGCGGTTTTATAAAGCAGACAATTGCGGGTTTGAACGAGAGCGTTCAGTTCTTTATTAAGGACTGCGTTAAGGTTTTTACGGAATTTGCCGTGGGGCAATTTGAAGTTTGTGTAGTAATGATACTGTACTATAGCTTTTTCTTAAGCTTTGCAGGGATAGATTTAAGTTTAGTACTGGGTATGATTTCGGGTATTTTGGTTGCAGCTCCTTTAGTTGGGATTACGGTGTCGCTTTTTCTAAGCGTCTTAGCAACTCTATTTCAATTTGGAATAGACTATCACCTAGCTTATGTGGTGACAATATATTTTATAGGTCAAATACTTGAAGGGTACATAGTGGCTCCAAAGATTATAGGAGATAAAATGGGTTTGCATCCGGTGGTGATGATTTTTACTTTAATGGCTTGGTGGCATATACTTGGTATGTATGGATTGTTTATTGGGCTGCCTTTAACTTCAATTGCTAAAGATTTAATAAATAATTTGAATGCATCAGCAAAGCACCTTTGA
- the grpE gene encoding nucleotide exchange factor GrpE: MSNQAKNHNIEEETEISEKKPSIQDLEEEIEKLKDKVLRSSAELDNMRKRTEKQIQEERQYALTSFARDLISVTDNLDLAISHKPSKEVTSQEVELILQGVEMIYGQLKDVLARHGISQISTEPGQAFDHNIHQAISQVETNEYPNGSVVTIMQKGYKIRDRLLRPASVTIAKDPEKDKVDG, encoded by the coding sequence ATGAGTAATCAAGCAAAAAATCACAATATTGAAGAAGAAACAGAAATTTCAGAAAAAAAACCTTCTATCCAAGATTTGGAAGAAGAAATAGAAAAATTAAAAGATAAGGTCTTAAGAAGTAGCGCGGAGCTTGATAATATGCGTAAACGTACGGAAAAGCAAATTCAAGAAGAACGTCAATATGCTTTAACTTCCTTTGCTAGAGACTTGATCAGCGTGACAGATAATTTAGATCTAGCTATTTCTCACAAACCTAGTAAAGAAGTGACATCTCAAGAGGTAGAATTGATATTGCAAGGTGTTGAGATGATTTATGGACAACTTAAAGATGTTTTAGCAAGACATGGTATTTCTCAAATCTCAACCGAACCTGGTCAAGCTTTTGACCATAACATTCACCAAGCGATTTCGCAAGTTGAAACAAACGAATATCCTAATGGTTCAGTTGTCACCATTATGCAAAAAGGATATAAAATTAGGGATAGACTTTTGCGTCCAGCTAGCGTAACAATAGCAAAAGACCCTGAAAAAGATAAAGTGGATGGTTAA
- the tmk gene encoding dTMP kinase encodes MTQKGFFITFEGGDGSSKTTQAKLLRHYLQNAGFKILLTREPGGTALGERLRDIILQENTANITDLLLVMAARNEHLDKVIKPAMKDGVVVICDRFIDSTATYQATSDLSIDSIYQLHAMLFDNLMPDLTILLNLDPEEALRRAQKRNETLEDKMETKGLNFHLDVFEKYHQISRLFPDRVKVVDANRDIQEIKEEIDNIIKTIPYFKDRL; translated from the coding sequence ATGACACAAAAAGGATTTTTCATCACCTTTGAAGGAGGAGATGGTTCAAGTAAAACCACTCAAGCAAAACTTTTAAGGCACTATCTGCAAAATGCTGGATTTAAAATTTTGTTAACTCGCGAACCGGGTGGAACGGCTTTAGGAGAGCGTCTTCGAGATATTATACTTCAAGAAAATACTGCTAACATTACCGATTTACTACTCGTCATGGCAGCAAGAAATGAACATCTAGATAAGGTGATTAAACCAGCTATGAAAGATGGAGTAGTTGTCATTTGCGACCGCTTTATAGATTCTACAGCTACATATCAAGCAACAAGCGACTTAAGTATAGATAGTATATATCAACTTCACGCAATGCTATTTGATAACCTGATGCCGGATTTGACTATATTACTAAACCTAGATCCAGAGGAAGCATTAAGACGAGCACAGAAGAGGAACGAAACACTTGAAGATAAAATGGAAACCAAAGGTCTTAACTTTCATTTAGATGTTTTCGAAAAATATCATCAAATATCTCGCCTATTTCCCGATAGAGTAAAAGTAGTTGATGCTAATAGAGATATTCAAGAAATAAAAGAAGAAATCGATAATATAATCAAAACAATACCGTATTTTAAAGATAGGCTTTAG
- a CDS encoding S41 family peptidase, giving the protein MHIIKRSIFYILILSFSLVEARSKLTLSSENLTYIEQFINVFEKISKEYVEEPNKQKLLDGALNGMLSSLDPHSQYFTEEELQDFITKNEGKFGGIGVEIIHEEGVIKVISTLDDLPAAKAGINSGDYIIAVEGELVKNLGFNKAVKNMRGLPGTKVKLTVIKIDSKMPQEMELVREIVKTQAIRHSRDNNVGYIRLATFNENSADELKAAIASLNKQSGLEGLILDLRNNPGGPLDQAIKITEYFIESGIIVSTEGRDKTNNKVYLANSFAKKAPKLNMVVLINSGSASASEIVAGALQEHKRAIILGTKSFGKASVQTFVKLNEHSGMKLTTAKYYTPNGKCIQAEGIQPDIVVEVAKVDYLKFDDDKKFFEKSYQNHLAGDKKTLNKKLGEETTTETSERYKKDYQYARAFDLIKALKIVSK; this is encoded by the coding sequence ATGCATATCATAAAACGATCTATTTTTTACATCCTTATCCTCTCTTTTTCTTTAGTAGAAGCAAGGAGTAAACTAACACTTTCTTCAGAAAATTTGACCTATATTGAACAGTTCATCAATGTTTTTGAAAAGATATCAAAAGAGTATGTGGAGGAGCCAAATAAACAAAAATTACTTGATGGAGCTTTAAATGGTATGCTCTCATCCTTAGACCCTCATTCTCAATATTTCACAGAAGAAGAATTACAAGATTTTATTACTAAAAATGAAGGTAAATTTGGAGGAATTGGAGTAGAAATCATTCATGAAGAAGGGGTTATTAAGGTTATTAGCACATTAGATGACCTACCAGCGGCAAAAGCCGGGATTAATTCAGGTGATTACATTATAGCCGTAGAGGGAGAATTAGTTAAAAATCTCGGATTTAATAAAGCCGTCAAAAATATGCGAGGCTTGCCAGGCACTAAAGTCAAATTAACAGTTATAAAAATAGACTCTAAGATGCCTCAGGAAATGGAGTTAGTTCGTGAAATAGTAAAAACCCAAGCTATAAGACATAGTAGAGATAACAATGTTGGCTACATACGCCTTGCCACATTTAATGAGAATTCAGCAGATGAACTTAAAGCAGCAATTGCTTCATTAAACAAACAAAGCGGATTAGAAGGTTTGATATTAGATTTAAGAAATAATCCAGGTGGACCTTTGGATCAAGCCATAAAAATTACTGAATATTTCATCGAATCAGGTATTATAGTATCCACTGAGGGACGTGATAAGACTAATAACAAAGTATACTTGGCAAATTCTTTTGCAAAAAAAGCACCAAAACTAAATATGGTAGTGTTAATTAACTCAGGCTCAGCATCAGCGTCAGAGATAGTTGCAGGTGCTTTGCAAGAACATAAACGCGCAATTATTTTAGGTACCAAGTCTTTTGGTAAAGCTTCCGTACAGACTTTCGTAAAATTAAATGAACACTCAGGGATGAAATTAACTACCGCAAAATATTACACCCCAAATGGCAAATGTATACAAGCCGAAGGTATACAACCAGATATCGTTGTTGAAGTTGCAAAAGTTGATTACCTCAAGTTTGATGATGATAAAAAATTCTTTGAGAAATCTTATCAAAATCACTTAGCTGGAGATAAAAAAACCCTTAACAAAAAGTTAGGAGAAGAAACTACAACAGAAACCTCAGAACGTTATAAGAAAGATTATCAATATGCACGTGCTTTTGATTTAATCAAGGCTCTCAAAATAGTCTCTAAATAG